In one window of Pagrus major chromosome 12, Pma_NU_1.0 DNA:
- the psmb10 gene encoding proteasome subunit beta type-10, with protein MLHSLKPCELQAGGFCFENSRRNAVLESSLSEHGYKAPNARKTGTTIAGIVYKDGVILGADTRATDDMVVADKNCMKIHYIAPKIYCCGAGVAADADITTQIMSSNVELHTLNTGRPPLVAMVTRQLKQMLFRYQGQVGSSLIVGGVDVTGAHLYSVYPHGSYDKLPFLTMGSGAAAAVSVFEDRFKPNMELEEAKQLVQDAIAAGIFCDLGSGSNVDLCVITAAGVEYLRGYDKPTTKGKREGQYRYKPGTTAVLTKSVTPLTLDVVDESVQIMDTE; from the exons ATGCTTCACAGTTTGAAGCCCTGTGAGCTGCAGGCTGGAGGTTTCTGCTTCGAAAACAGCCGCAG GAATGCAGTGTTGGAGTCCAGTTTGTCAGAGCATGGCTACAAAGCCCCCAATGCCAGAAAGACAGGGACCACCATTGCTGGGATTGTTTACAAG GATGGCGTGATCTTGGGAGCAGACACCAGGGCTACAGATGACATGGTGGTGGCTGACAAAAACTGCATGAAGATTCATTACATCGCACCAAAGATCTA CTGCTGTGGGGCTGGTGTGGCTGCAGATGCAGATATCACCACACAGATCATGTCATCCAACGTTGAACTCCACACCCTCAACACTGGGCGACCCCCccttgttgccatggtaacccGACAGCTGAAACAAATGCTGTTCAG gtACCAGGGTCAAGTGGGTTCATCTTTGATTGTTGGAGGAGTTGATGTAACTGGAGCTCACCTGTATAGTGTTTACCCACACGGCTCATATGACAAACTGCCTTTCCTCACCATGG GctctggagctgcagctgctgtctcCGTATTCGAGGACAGATTCAAACCAAACATGGAG CTGGAAGAGGCAAAGCAACTTGTACAAGATGCTATTGCTGCAGGGATATTCTGTGACCTGGGTTCAGGCAGCAACGTGGACTTGTGTGTTATTACGGCAGCTGGAGTGGAGTACCTGCGAGGTTACGACAAGCCTACGACGAAGGGAAAAAG aGAGGGACAGTACAGGTATAAGCCTGGCACCACAGCTGTCCTGACCAAATCCGTGACCCCGCTCACTCTGGATGTGGTCGATGAATCTGTTCAGATCATGGACACTGAGTAA
- the cenpa gene encoding histone H3-like centromeric protein A has product MRRDVPADRRKGKTPQRRPPQPTPGTSGTPQKTRLSGVSKEPRASPRKRRFRPGTKALMEIRKYQKSTDLLISKSPFSRVVREICQSYSVAGLRWQIYALLALQEAAEAFLVLLFSDANLCAIHAKRVTVFPRDIQLARRIRGVDNL; this is encoded by the exons ATGCGTCGTGACGTGCCTGCAGACCGCAGGAAGGGCAAAACCCCTCAACGTCGTCCCCCACAGCCGACCCCAGGGACCTCTGGAACACCCCAGAAGACAAGACTGAGTGGAGTTTCAA AGGAGCCCCGTGCATCTCCCCGGAAGAGAAGGTTTCGACCAGGAACCAAGGCCTTAATGGAGATCCGCAAGTACCAGAAGAGCACAGATCTTCTGATCAGCAAATCGCCCTTCTCTCGCGTG GTTCGTGAGATATGCCAGAGTTATTCCGTAGCAGGTCTCAGGTGGCAGATCTATGCTCTTCTGGCCCTGCAGGAG gcTGCAGAGGCGTTTCTCGTCTTGTTATTCTCAGACGCCAACCTGTGTGCCATCCACGCCAAGCGGGTCACTGTGTTCCCTCGAGACATCCAGCTGGCCAGGAGGATCCGTGGGGTGGATAACCTGTAA